One Peribacillus simplex NBRC 15720 = DSM 1321 genomic region harbors:
- a CDS encoding LysE family transporter has product MPLLSFLLFVFVTSFTPGPNNIMAMLFANKYGLKRTIKFCFGVGAGFFVIMLLCSYFNVLLENFIPKIEFIMTILGAIYMLYLAIKIISSSNKDKDDNDHKNNSFIAGMLLQFINPKGILYGITAISTFILPYHSSNFSLLFFSLFLAFVGFMSTFCWSMFGSVFQTFLSKYRSQFNVIMALLLVYSAFSILVH; this is encoded by the coding sequence ATGCCTTTACTATCTTTTTTGCTATTTGTTTTTGTTACAAGTTTCACTCCAGGACCAAATAACATCATGGCCATGTTATTTGCGAACAAGTACGGGTTAAAAAGGACGATTAAATTTTGTTTCGGGGTAGGTGCCGGTTTTTTTGTAATAATGTTATTGTGTAGTTATTTTAATGTTTTGCTTGAAAATTTCATACCAAAGATTGAATTTATCATGACTATCCTAGGTGCAATTTATATGCTGTATCTGGCCATAAAAATCATTTCCAGTTCAAATAAAGATAAGGACGATAATGATCACAAGAACAACAGCTTTATAGCGGGCATGCTTTTACAATTCATAAATCCAAAAGGCATCTTATATGGCATCACTGCAATATCGACCTTCATACTACCTTATCACTCTTCAAATTTCAGCTTACTATTCTTTTCATTATTTCTAGCTTTTGTTGGTTTTATGAGTACGTTCTGTTGGAGTATGTTCGGTTCGGTTTTTCAAACTTTTTTATCAAAGTATCGAAGTCAGTTTAATGTAATTATGGCTTTGTTATTAGTGTATAGCGCGTTTTCGATTCTTGTACACTAA
- a CDS encoding helix-turn-helix domain-containing protein codes for MEEINFIIANNLKAIRESKKLSLEKVAELTGVSKTMIGQIERGGSSPTITTIWKIANGLKISFSSLINSPQPDTKIVLKSEIQSLSEDNGKYRVYPHFPFEDEKRFEVYSVEIEKGGFLSSDSHREGTEEYITVFEGEVTVRVNNEEYTVRNGDSIRFKADRPHAYHNSGETLTRLSMILYYPT; via the coding sequence ATGGAAGAAATAAATTTTATTATTGCTAACAATTTAAAAGCCATCAGGGAAAGTAAGAAATTAAGTCTTGAAAAGGTTGCTGAATTAACCGGAGTAAGCAAAACGATGATCGGACAAATCGAAAGGGGAGGATCGAGCCCGACGATTACAACCATTTGGAAAATAGCCAATGGATTAAAGATTTCATTTTCTTCACTGATAAATAGTCCGCAGCCAGATACAAAAATTGTTTTAAAAAGTGAAATTCAATCATTATCTGAGGATAACGGCAAATATCGAGTTTATCCCCACTTTCCCTTTGAAGATGAGAAGCGCTTTGAAGTATATTCAGTCGAGATAGAAAAAGGTGGATTCCTAAGTTCCGATTCGCATAGAGAAGGAACTGAAGAGTACATAACTGTTTTTGAAGGGGAAGTGACTGTACGTGTAAATAACGAAGAATATACAGTAAGGAATGGGGATTCTATCAGATTCAAGGCTGACAGACCGCATGCCTACCATAATTCAGGGGAAACATTAACTCGATTAAGCATGATCCTATATTATCCAACTTAA